A DNA window from Ammospiza caudacuta isolate bAmmCau1 chromosome 21, bAmmCau1.pri, whole genome shotgun sequence contains the following coding sequences:
- the POMT1 gene encoding protein O-mannosyl-transferase 1, producing the protein MLGFLKEPVVVTAKINVSLVALTVMGLMSRLWGLCYPRAVVFDEVYYGQFVSLYMKRIFFVDDSGPPFGHMLLALGGYLGGFDGNFLWNRIGAEYSINVPVWSLRLLPALAGALCVPLAYQILAELHFSHCAALGAALLILLENSLITQSRFMLLESILIFFILLAVLSYLKFYNLQKHSSFSGSWWFWLLLTGVACSCAVGVKYMGLFTYMLLLATAGLHFWHMIGDQNLSNVSLLCHFLARGLALIIIPMGLYLSFFYVHLALLYRSGPHDQIMTSAFQASLEGGLARITQGQPLEVAYGSQITLRNVLGKPMQCWLHSHTNTYPIRYENGRGSSHQQQVTCYPFKDVNNWWIVKDPGMQQLVVSNPPRPVRHGHIVQLVHGITTRYLNTHDVAAPLSPHSQEVSCYIDYNISMPAQNLWRVEIVNRESDTDVWKTILSEVRFVHVNTSAVLKLSGASLPEWGYRQLEVVGEKLSKGYHQSMLWNVEEHRYGKSQEQKEREVELHSPTQIDISKNLSFMAKFTELQWKILTLKNEDTEHKYSSSALDWITMDTNIAYWLHPTSGAQIHLLGNVATWASANAAALLYLCLSLWYLLRRRRRIYDIPEDAWQLWMAAGGICGGGWAVNYLPFFLMEKTLFLYHYLPAVTFQILLIPVVLQHLSDHLCRSVLLKSMFSALVVAWFSWVYFVYCTFSPLTYGQPALAPAELRALRWKDTWNILIRKQ; encoded by the exons ATGCTGGGATTTCTGAAGGAGCCAGTTGTGGTCACTGCAAAGATCAACGTGAGCCTTGTGGCACTGACTGTGATGGGATTAATGAGTCGTCTCTGGGGGCTTTGCTATCCACGGGCTGTGGT TTTCGATGAAGTTTATTACGGCCAGTTTGTTTCCCTCTACATGAAGAGGATCTTCTTTGTGGATGACAGTGGCCCACCCTTTGGCCACATGCTGCTGGCCTTGGGAG GTTACTTAGGAGGATTTGATGGAAACTTCCTATGGAACAGGATTGGAGCTG AGTACAGCATCAATGTTCCTGTGTGGTCCCTGCgactcctgccagccctggctggtgcTCTCTGTGTGCCTTTGGCCTACCAGATTTTGGCTGAACTGCATTTCTCCCACTGTGCTGCACTTGGAGCTGCTCTTCTGATTCTCTTAG aaaacTCTCTGATCACTCAATCAAGGTTCATGCTTCTGGAAtcaatattgattttttttatcctgCTTGCAGTTTTGTCCTACCTGAAGTTCTACAATTTGCAAAAGCACAG TTCCTTCTCTGGAAGCTGGTGGTTTTGGCTCCTGCTGACTGGAGTAGCCTGTTCTTGTGCAGTTGG AGTGAAATATATGGGCCTGTTTACCTATATGCTGCTCTTGGCCACTGCAGGACTCCACTTCTGGCACATGATAGGAGACCAGAACTTGTCAAAT GTTTCCTTGCTGTGCCATTTTCTGGCCCGGGGTCTGGCCCTCATCATCATCCCCATGGGGCTCTACCTCTCCTTCTTCTATGTTCACTTGGCTTTGCTCTATCGCTCTGGGCCTCACGACCAGATCATGACAAGTGCTTTCCAAGCCAGCTTGGAG GGTGGGCTGGCTCGAATCACCCAGGGTCAGCCCTTAGAGGTGGCCTATGGCTCCCAGATCACCCTGAGGAACGTGCTGGGCAAGCCCATGCAGTGCTGGCTCCACTCCCACACCAACACTTACCCCATCAG GTATGAGAATGGCAGAGGGAGTTCCCATCAGCAGCAGGTGACCTGCTATCCCTTCAAGGATGTCAACAACTGGTGGATTGTCAAAGATCCTGGAAT gcagcagctggtggtGAGTAACCCCCCCCGGCCCGTCAGGCATGGGCACATCGTGCAGCTGGTCCATGGCATCACAACTCGCTACCTCAACAC GCATGATGTTGCTGCTCCTCTTAGCCCTCACTCCCAAGAAGTTTCCTGCTATATTGATTATAACATCTCCATGCCAGCACAGAACCTCTGGAGAGTG GAAATTGTAAATCGTGAGTCTGACACGGACGTGTGGAAGACAATTCTGTCAGAAGTGAGGTTTGTTCACGTGAACACCTCTGCAGTGCTAAAG CTCAGTGGAGCATCTCTGCCTGAGTGGGGATACCGGCAGCTGGAGGTGGTGGGAGAGAAGCTGTCCAAAGGCTACCACCAGAGCATGCTGTGGAATGTGGAAGAGCACAGATATGGCAAAA GCCAAGAGCAAAAAGAGAGGGAAGTGGAACTTCACTCCCCCACACAGATAGACATCAGTAAAAACCTCAGTTTCATGGCAAAATTCACAGAATTGCAG tggaAAATACTGACATTAAAAAATGAAGACACAGAACATAAGtacagctcctctgccctggacTGGATCACAATGGACACCAATATTGCCTACTGGCTCCACCCCACCTCGGGG GCCCAGATCCACCTCCTTGGGAATGTTGCCACCTGGGCTTCAGctaatgctgctgctctgctgtacctgtgtctgtccctgtggtACTTGCTGCGGCGGAGGAGGAGGATCTACGACATCCCTGAAG AtgcctggcagctctggatggcagcaggaggCATTTGTGGTGGAGGCTGGGCTGTGAATTACCTGCCTTTCTTCCTGATGGAGAAAACACTTTTCCTGTACCACTACCTGCCTGCTGTCACATTCCAGATTCTCCTGATTCCTGTGGTACTGCAGCATCTCAGCGATCACCTCTGCAG ATCTGTGCTGCTCAAGAGCATGTTCAGTGCCCTGGTTGTGGCCTGGTTCTCCTGGGTGTACTTTGTGTACTGCACCTTCAGCCCCCTGACCTACGGGCAGCCCGCGCTGGCGCCCGCGGAGCTCAGGGCCCTGCGCTGGAAGGACACCTGGAACATCCTGATCAGAAAGCAGTGA